GCATTGGTCTTGCCGACATACCAAGGGGTGTAAGTCTCTCCGTGGCAGGTCGAAAAGACATAAATCCCCACGGCCCGCGGGAGCCCCGGCTCGATCACTTCGATCCCGTCCCAGAAAGCCTTCAGCGCCACGCCGGTGGCTTCCATCTCGGCCCGTGGAGACCAGAAGGGTCCTTAGACTTGGTACTGCATCGGATTCAGCCCTTGGCCTTCGGAGGTCTAGGTGGGCGAGGGATGCCTGGTGCATCCTCAGATTTCGCAGTAGCCTCGCCGCGAGCTTGGCCGCCAGACTTATGGCGGTCGCGCGTAGGGGCCGACACCTTGGCCGGTACATCTTCTGGCGGAGATGATGAGCGAAGCTTGGCGATCGGCCCAGACGGGCGGTGACTTGATGCCTTAGCCGACGAGGAAGCTACGTTTCCTGAAACCGCCACAGTTGGTGATTGTCGAGGAGCCCTCTTGGCTTGCAACTCGCCACCGTCAGTCATGTCACCCTTCACTCGCGGCTTGGCGAGGCGAAGAACCTCCGCATAGCCGCCCTTGCCGAATACAGCGTCTGGTAACAGCTTCCCATGCTTAGGCTCAATGAGCCGCGCCGGGATGTTGTCGAACAACTGGTGCTGCACGGCCAAATCAGCAAATGGCGCACCATACTGTCCGACTGCGCAGTTATAATAAAGCATGAGCAGCTCTTGATTAGACAACTGAGCGCGCAGAATCGGTATGTATTTTTCGCTATCAACACCTCTGGAGACTAGGCGAATAGTGTTGTAAAGATAGCGAAAATAGTGAGCGAGTTGGGATTGCTCTTCTTTAAAAACTTCGTCCCAAGCGAAAATCAAGATCCGCCCGTCCTCAGCGTCTGGAAACTGTCTGCGCTTGGCGCGATAGATGCGCGTCAGCCGGCTGTACATGACGGCAAAAGCATCGCGCCCGGTGACAATCTGATCCTCCTCGTTTGTATCGACGGTTTTTAGCGAGTTGACGATGTCATTGTGCGTGCCCAACAGATGATAGAAGCTGGTTTGATAATTCTGAGACTCGATCGCTGCGTTCTGCGCCGTTAGAGCGGCGGAGGTATCGAGAAACTGAATTCGCGCTTCCTGCTGCTCAACACGCTGCAGGTGAAGGGTGTAAAACAATCCGCCGAGAGTCAGAGCAGTCAAAATCGGATTGAGGAAGCCGCCGAAGAAGTCTCCTCTCTGGCCAAGCAGAGCCATGACCCCATCGTTCGCGGCCGTGTTGAGCAGGTAGATTTGATAAGCGACAAAGCACCCAAGGACGACCGCGCTTCCGACCACCACAAGCCACAAGCGGGACTTTGGCGGTTCTTTGCGCGCCTCGGTGGTGGTGATCGGCGTCGGGACTGCTGGTGCCTCTGCCGCTACAACTCCCTCGACAGCTGCTGTCGCGGTAGGTTTCTTGCCATTCAAATACATTAGAGCTCCCCTGTGCCCTTCTGTCACAGCACCTGCATTGGACCAAGCGTTCAGTTGGAGGTTGTAGACGAAATTGCTTTCGCCGTTCTCTTGGAGGACGTTCGATGGGTGACATAGGCCACCGGAAGCAGCACAAACCAAGTGCGATAGGTGGTACTCACAACGCGGGCTTCGCAGGTCTGGCGCAGGTCGGAATCTATTGCGTTCCCACGCTAACGATCTTTAACTAGGAAACATCCCATCGACCCCTTCGGGCCAGACTGGGAAGCCTGTGGGTTGGAAGCTTTCAGCCTGAGCGAAACGGTGCCAGAAGCTAAGCACGCCTTGAGTTTGGTGGGTAAGCTTCCATCGAATTCGTAATGAGGGGGTCAGGTGTTCGAGTCACCTAAGCGGCACCACCTTTCTATGGCCCTCTAGCTTTGACGCCCGGCCGGGATAAGCCGGAGGAAGCTCCATTCACGCGATCAGATATCTCTTTGGCGAGCTGAGATTGCGGGACTGACCCGAAAGCGGTGTCAGACATAAGGCGGTTGAAGATGTCGTCACTGCCATGCGCTGGATGAACAGATCGTCGTGGGCGTATCGAGTCTAGGGGGCATCCATCTCATGCGGACGCGCGATTCGGGCGAGGGAATCGCTTCGCGGGATTGCGTGTGCGCGCTAAGACTATCGCCATGACGGACAGCGACACGACGATGGACGGCCCGCCCTGGGAAGAGGACGAGGTCGTAGAGCGGGACGAGAACACCGACGACATGTTCGGCGCGCCTGCTGCGGCGCCCGAGCCGGTCGCTGAGCCGGTGGTCGCCCCTGTCGTCGCCAAGCCCGTGCAGGCCGAGGGGGAAGCGCCCGCCGACGACGGCGCCGCCTATCAGGTGCTGGCGCGCAAATATCGCCCGCGCACCTTTGAGGATCTGATCGGCCAGGAGGCGATGGTCAGGACGCTGACCAACGCCTTCGCCACCGGGCGGATCGCGCACGCCTTCATGCTGACCGGAGTGCGGGGCGTCGGCAAGACGACGACCGCGCGCCTCTTGGCCCGCGCCCTGAACAACGAGACCGATGTCATCGACCGGCCGTCGCTGGCCCTGACCGCCCACGGCCGGCACGACGCGGCCATCATGGCCGGTCAGCACATGGACGTGATGGAGATGGACGCGGCGTCGCACACCGGCGTCAACGACATCCGCGATATTCTGGAAAGCGTCCGCTATGCGCCGGTCGAGGCGCGCTACAAGGTCTATGTGCTGGACGAGGTCCATATGCTGTCGACGCAGGCGTTCAACGCCCTGCTGAAGACGCTGGAGGAGCCGCCGCCCCACGCCAAATTCATCTTCGCCACCACCGAGATCCGCAAGGTGCCGGTGACGATCCTGAGCCGGTGCCAGAGGTTCGATCTGCGCCGGGTCGAGCCGGAAATCCTGGTCGAGCATCTGGGCCGTATCGCCGACCGCGAGGGCATGAAGATCGAGGCCGACGCCCTGGCCCTGATCTCGCGCGCCGCCGAGGGATCGGTGCGCGACGGCCTGTCGCTGCTGGATCAGGCCCTGGTCCAGGGCGAGCGCGGCGAGACGGTGAAGACCGAGACGGTGCGCGACATGCTGGGTCTGGCGGACCGGACCCAGACCATCGCCCTGTTCGAATCGATCATGGCCGGCCGCACGCCCGAGGCGCTGGAGAGCTTCCGCACGCTTTACGGCTTCGGCGCCGATCCGGTGCAGGTGACCAACGACCTGCTGGAACATTGCCACGCCGCTTCGGTCGCCAAGATGCTGGGGCCGAACGCGACGCGCCTGCCCAATGATCAGGCGCAGAAGCTGGCGGCCCTGGGCGCGGCCATTCCGGCGGCGACCCTGTCGCGGACCTGGCAGATGCTGCTGAAGGCGCTGGACGAGGTGCGGCGCGCGCCCAATCCGGCCGATGCGGTCGAGATGGCCATCGTGCGACTGGCCTATGCCGCCGATCTGCCGGGGCCGGAAGAGGCGCTGAAGCGGCTGCAATCGGGCGAACCGATGGGCGGTGGATCTGCGCCGCGTGGAGGCGGCGGCGGCGGCGGAACCTCCGCACAACTGGCGGCCCGGCCGGTGATGGCCCCGGCCCTGCCCGATCCGCAAAGCTTCGAACAGGTCGTGGCCCTGATCGGTGAAAAGCGCGAGGTCGGGCTGCAGATGGATGTTGAGCGGTTCGTGAAGCCCGTCTCGTTCAAGCCCGGCGCCATCGTCTATGAGAGCGTTCAGGGCGCGCCGGTCGAACTGGCGCGCAAACTAGCCGCGAGGCTGCGCGAATGGACCGGCCGCACCTGGCTGATCGCCGCCAATGGTCAGGGCGGCGCCGAGACGGTGATCGAGCTTCAGAAGAAGGCCCGCATCGCCGAGCGCGCCGAGGTCGAGGCCAATCCCTTCGTCCAGGCCGTCCTGCTGGCCTTCCCCGGCGCCAAGCTGGGCGAGATCCGCACCATCGCCCCGACCGTCGTCACTCCCGAAATCCCCGACGCGTCCGAGGACGACGACGAGGATTAGATGGGTCGGCGCCCGTCATTCCGGGGCTGAGCGCAGCGAAGAAGCCGGAACCCAGGGGCCGCAGGCGCTGTGGTGAAGGTATCCGACGCCGGCTGCACGCCTCCTGGATTCCGGGTTCGTCCTTCGGACGCCCCGGAAGGACGAGCTGGGCGGTCGCCAAACCGTATGACGATCGCCCCTACCGGGGCGCGCGTTTGGCCAGGATGCGTTGCAGGGTGCGGCGATGCATGCCCAGGCGACGGGCGGTTTCCGAGACATTGTGGTCGCACAGTTCGTAGACGCGCTGAATATGCTCCCAGCGGACGCGGTCGGCGCTCATGGGGTTTTCAGGCGGCTCGGGGATCTCGCCGGTCGCCAGCAGGGCCTTGACCACGTCGTCGGCGTCGGCGGGCTTTGACAGATAGTCGACGGCGCCGGCCTTGACCGCCGCGACCGCCGTGGCGATGGCGCCATAGCCGGTCAGCATGACGATGCGGGCGTCCTGACGCTTTTCGCGCACCGCCTCGACGATCTTCAGGCCGTTGCCGTCCTCCAGCCGCATGTCCAGGACGGCGAAGGCCGGGGCCTTGTCGCGCAGCAACTGGGTCGCCTCGGCGACGGATTCGGCGGTCGTCACCTGAAAGCCGCGCGCCTCCAGCGCCCGTCCCATGCGGGTGCGTAGCGCCTGATCGTCGTCCAGCAGCAACAGGGACCTGTCGGGCAGGGCGGCGATGCGGGTTTCGAGTTCGGACATTGTCTTGGTTTCTCCTGCCCCTTCAAGTCGGGAGCGGTAGCGCGCGGGTCAAGGCCGAGGTTCCGCCTGCGACGCTTCGACCCAGCGGCGTTCAGGCCGCGACCTCAAGCGCGGGCCGGGCCCAGCGCACGGCGACGCGGGCGCCGCGCGGGACGGCCTTGGCTTCGGGCGCTGCGCCCGGCTGGGGCAGGCCCTGGCCGACGCTGACCGATCCCCCGGTGCGCTCCAACAGGGTGCGGGCGATGAAGAAGCCCAGCCCCATGCCGCCCTGGCTGGGGGCGATGGGGGCGTCGGCCGCTCCAGCGACGGGCGCCCGCCTCTTGGTCGGGCGGGTCGCAGCGGCGATCTGGGCGGCCAGGGCCTGGCGCGCCTTGCCCTGGGGGCGGCTGGTCACATAGGGCTCGCCCAGGCGGGGCAAGATATCGCTGGAAAAGCCCGGCCCGTCGTCCAGGATGTCGATCTCGATCCAGCCGGCGTCCACCACCGCCTGGACCCGCACGGTGGCGGCGGCGAAGTCGGCGGCGTTCTCGACCAGGGTGGACAGGCCGTGGATCACCTCGGGCAGGCGACGCACGCGCGGGGCGGGCTGGCCGGGCGGGGTCCTGACCAGGACGTCGAAGGCCAGGTCGAAGCCCCGGTGCGGCTCGACCACCTCTTCCAGCAGGGCCTTCAGCGACACGTCGGCATAGAGGGCGTCGTCGCCCTCGGGCTGTTGCGACAGCTGGGTCAGGATGCCCCGGCAGCGTTCGGCCTGTTGCAGGATCAGAGCCGCATCCTCGGCGGCGTCGCTGTCGGGGGCCGAGGCGCGCTGCAGCTCCTTGGCCACGACCTGGATGGTGGCCAGCGGCGTGCCCAGTTCGTGCGCCGCCGCCGCCGCGAGGCCGCCCAGCGCCGCCAGCCGCTGCTCGCGTTGCAGCACATCCTGGGTCGTGGCCAGGGCCAGCTCCAGCTTCTCGGCATCCGCCGCCACCCGCCAGGCGTAGCCCGCGGTGAACACCACCCCCGTCACCAGGGCCATGGCCATGCCAAGGCGATAGAGCAGCGGCAGGTGGAAATCCTCATAGGGGCGCCACGGCAGCGGCTCGGACCAGAAGAACAGGATGCCGACCGCCAACAGGGCCAGCACGCCCAGCATCAGGGCCTGGCGCGCCGGCAGGGCCGCCGCCGCGATGGTCACCGGCGCCACCAGCAACAGGCAGAAGGGGTTCTCCAACCCGCCGGTCAGGGCCAGCAGCACGCCGAGCTGGAAGATGTCGAAGCCCAGATGGATCGCGGTCTGTTTGCCGTCGGGCAGGCTGGACTCCAGCCGGCGCACCCGCGCCATGGCGCCCAGGTTCACCGCCGCGCTGACCGCGATCACGATCAGGCAGGGCCACAGCGGCAGGGGAAAATGCAGGCCCTGATGGGCCGTCAGGATCGCCGCGCTCTGACCCAGGATGGTCAGCCAGCGCAGCACGATCAGCGTCCTGAGCGAAAATCCCCGCCCTCGTCGCGGCGCGTCGCGCCAGCCGTCCAGCGGACCAGGCGGCGCGGCATGGGGCGCCGGACCAGGGGAAGATGGCGCGCCATGCGGCGCAATGCGGGCTTCTGTCGAGGTCACGCGACTTCTATAGACCGACCAGAGCCATTTCGTGAGAGGTCGTCATGCCGCGTCGTTCCGTCCTGCTGTTCGCCGGCGCCTGTATCGCCGTGGCGGCGGCGCTGGCCATCATCACCGTGGTCGTGGTCAGCGGACGCAGCGCCCCGTCGAACGCCATGGAGACCACCTCGACCGGCCAGCCGCTGATCGGCGGCGACTTCCAGCTGGTGAACCAGGACGGTCGGACGGTCGACCAGACGATGCTGAACGGCAAATGGAGCCTGGTCTTCTTCGGCTTCACCTACTGCCCCGAATTCTGCCCCACGACCCTGGCCGAACTGGCCGCCGTGCAGCAGCGTCTGGGCGACAAGGCCAACGATCTGCAGATCGTCTTCGTCAGCATCGACCCCCAACGCGACACGCCGCAGATGCTGAAGGACTATCTGTCGTCGGACGGTTTCCCCAGGGGCGCCATCGGCCTGACCGGCACGCCGGATCAGGTGGCGACGGCGGCCAGGGCCTATCGCGCCTTCTATCAGAAGGTCGGCGAGGGCGAGACCTATACGATGAACCACTCCCTGACCGTCTATCTGATGGGGCCGGACGGCCGGTTCCGCACCGCCGTCGCCTATGGGATGGGACCGGACAAGACGACCAAGATCATCGAAGACGCCATGGCGCGGGGATAAGGACGATCCCATAATCCTTTTGCAGGGCGAGGCATTATATGTTGCCCTGCACAAACGGCGACAGGCCGCAACGGATCGTCATGCTCTACGCCTTTCATGAACTCGCCTATCAGTCGGCCCTGCCCTTCCGCATCGGAGCGCAGATGGCCCGCAGCTTCTGGACCTCGCCGCTGAACCCGGCGGCCGACACGGCCATCGGGCGCACCGCCTACGCCTCGGCCGAACTGTTCGAGAGCGTGACGCGGCGTTACGGCAAGCCGGCCTGGAAGCTGGAGACGCTGGAGATCGGCGGCAAGACGGTGCGCACCACCGAACAGGTGATCTGGCAGAGCCCATGGTGCCGCCTGGTCCGGTTCGCGCGCAACATCGGCGACCTGAAGCGGGCCAAAAAGCCCGCCGCCGGGCCCGCCGTCCTGATCGTCGCGCCGCTGTCGGGCCACTACGCCACCCTGCTGCGCGGCACGGTCGAGGCCTTTCTTCAGGACCACGACGTCTATGTCACCGACTGGATCAACGCCCGTCAGGTTCCGGTGCTGGAGGGACGGTTCGACTTCTTCGACTATATCGACCACATCCGCCTGATGCTGGCCGAGATCGGCGGGCGCGCTCATGTCGTCGGCGTGTGCCAGCCCGGCCCGCCGGTGCTGGCCGCTGGCGCGGTGATGGCCGAGGACGGCGACGAGAACCGGCCCCTGTCCATGACCTTCATGGGCTCGCCCATCGATGCGCGCCTGTCGCCGACGGTCACGAACCATCTGGCCGAAGAGAAACCCTTCACCTGGTTCAAGTCGAACATGATCCACACCGTGCCCCTGCCCTATCCGGGGTTCGGGCGGCGGGTCTATCCGGGCTTCGTCCAGCTCTACAGCTTCATGTCGATGAACGAGGATCGCCACCGCGACGCCCACTGGAACTATTTCAACAGCCTGATCGCCGGCGACGGCGACGGGGTGGAGAAGCACGAGGAATTCTACGACGAATATCTGTCGGTGCTGGACCTGACCGAAGAATTCTATCTTCAGACCATCGACATCGTCTTCCAGCAGCACCTGCTGGCGCGCGGCCTGCTGGAGCATCGCGGACGCAAGGTCGATCTGGCCCGGATCACCGACATCGGCCTGATGACCGTCGAAGGCGAGAAGGACGACATCTCCGGCGTCGGCCAGACCCAGGCGGCGCACGGCCTGTGCTCCAACATCCCCGAGGATCGCCGCGTGCTCTATGTCCAGCCGGGCGTGGGCCATTACGGCGTGTTCAACGGCCGTCGCTTCCGCGACGAAATCTATCCCCGCGTCCGCGATTTCATCGCCCAGAACGAGGCTTTCGGTGGCGTACCGCAACGGTCAGCGGCTGCCGCTTGACGAAACGGGCGGGAACTCAGGTTCCGGCCCGACCCTGAGACTGTCCGTCAATCCGCGCGCCCGGCGCCTGTCGGTGCGGATCGATGCGCGGGCGGGCGAGGCGGTGGTGATCGCCCCCAGCGAACGTGGCCTGACCCAGGCCGTGGCCTTCGCCCGCACCAAGGCCGTGTGGATCAGCGAACGGCTGGCGGTGCGGCCGAAAAGCCGGCCGCTGGCGCCGGGGCAGGTCATTTCCCTGCGCGGTCGCCCCGTGCGGCTGGAGGCGACGCTCGGCGCCGGGGCCGCGCGCCTGGTCGAAGAGGGAACCGTGATCCGCTCGGGCGGCGAGGACGAGGCCTATGCGCGTCGGGTCGAGAACCTGTTGAAACGCGAGGCGCGCGACACGCTGCTGGAACGCACCGATCATCACCTGCGCGCCCTGGGCCAGGCGCCGGTCACGGTGTCCATCGCCGACACCCGGTCGCGGTGGGGTTCGTGCAGCCCGCACAACCGCACCATTCGCTATTCCTGGCGCGTCATCATGGCCCCGCCGCCGGTGATCGACTATCTGGCCGCCCACGAGGTCGCCCATCTGGTCCACGCCGACCACAGCCCCGCCTATTGGTCCGTGGTCGAACGGCTGGTCGGCGATCACAAGCCCTGGCGGAAATGGCTGAAGGACTACGGCGGAGCCCTGCACGCCGTCGGGCGCTGAGGCGATCACGACGGACCACGGAAACTCCGGCCGTCCGGCGCGTTTCATCGGCGCCCTCCCTTCTAGGAACGCTCCATGAAAA
Above is a genomic segment from Candidatus Brevundimonas colombiensis containing:
- a CDS encoding putative phage abortive infection protein; its protein translation is MYLNGKKPTATAAVEGVVAAEAPAVPTPITTTEARKEPPKSRLWLVVVGSAVVLGCFVAYQIYLLNTAANDGVMALLGQRGDFFGGFLNPILTALTLGGLFYTLHLQRVEQQEARIQFLDTSAALTAQNAAIESQNYQTSFYHLLGTHNDIVNSLKTVDTNEEDQIVTGRDAFAVMYSRLTRIYRAKRRQFPDAEDGRILIFAWDEVFKEEQSQLAHYFRYLYNTIRLVSRGVDSEKYIPILRAQLSNQELLMLYYNCAVGQYGAPFADLAVQHQLFDNIPARLIEPKHGKLLPDAVFGKGGYAEVLRLAKPRVKGDMTDGGELQAKRAPRQSPTVAVSGNVASSSAKASSHRPSGPIAKLRSSSPPEDVPAKVSAPTRDRHKSGGQARGEATAKSEDAPGIPRPPRPPKAKG
- a CDS encoding DNA polymerase III subunit gamma/tau, with product MTDSDTTMDGPPWEEDEVVERDENTDDMFGAPAAAPEPVAEPVVAPVVAKPVQAEGEAPADDGAAYQVLARKYRPRTFEDLIGQEAMVRTLTNAFATGRIAHAFMLTGVRGVGKTTTARLLARALNNETDVIDRPSLALTAHGRHDAAIMAGQHMDVMEMDAASHTGVNDIRDILESVRYAPVEARYKVYVLDEVHMLSTQAFNALLKTLEEPPPHAKFIFATTEIRKVPVTILSRCQRFDLRRVEPEILVEHLGRIADREGMKIEADALALISRAAEGSVRDGLSLLDQALVQGERGETVKTETVRDMLGLADRTQTIALFESIMAGRTPEALESFRTLYGFGADPVQVTNDLLEHCHAASVAKMLGPNATRLPNDQAQKLAALGAAIPAATLSRTWQMLLKALDEVRRAPNPADAVEMAIVRLAYAADLPGPEEALKRLQSGEPMGGGSAPRGGGGGGGTSAQLAARPVMAPALPDPQSFEQVVALIGEKREVGLQMDVERFVKPVSFKPGAIVYESVQGAPVELARKLAARLREWTGRTWLIAANGQGGAETVIELQKKARIAERAEVEANPFVQAVLLAFPGAKLGEIRTIAPTVVTPEIPDASEDDDED
- a CDS encoding SprT family zinc-dependent metalloprotease; this encodes MAYRNGQRLPLDETGGNSGSGPTLRLSVNPRARRLSVRIDARAGEAVVIAPSERGLTQAVAFARTKAVWISERLAVRPKSRPLAPGQVISLRGRPVRLEATLGAGAARLVEEGTVIRSGGEDEAYARRVENLLKREARDTLLERTDHHLRALGQAPVTVSIADTRSRWGSCSPHNRTIRYSWRVIMAPPPVIDYLAAHEVAHLVHADHSPAYWSVVERLVGDHKPWRKWLKDYGGALHAVGR
- a CDS encoding ActR/PrrA/RegA family redox response regulator transcription factor; the protein is MSELETRIAALPDRSLLLLDDDQALRTRMGRALEARGFQVTTAESVAEATQLLRDKAPAFAVLDMRLEDGNGLKIVEAVREKRQDARIVMLTGYGAIATAVAAVKAGAVDYLSKPADADDVVKALLATGEIPEPPENPMSADRVRWEHIQRVYELCDHNVSETARRLGMHRRTLQRILAKRAPR
- the phaZ gene encoding polyhydroxyalkanoate depolymerase, yielding MLYAFHELAYQSALPFRIGAQMARSFWTSPLNPAADTAIGRTAYASAELFESVTRRYGKPAWKLETLEIGGKTVRTTEQVIWQSPWCRLVRFARNIGDLKRAKKPAAGPAVLIVAPLSGHYATLLRGTVEAFLQDHDVYVTDWINARQVPVLEGRFDFFDYIDHIRLMLAEIGGRAHVVGVCQPGPPVLAAGAVMAEDGDENRPLSMTFMGSPIDARLSPTVTNHLAEEKPFTWFKSNMIHTVPLPYPGFGRRVYPGFVQLYSFMSMNEDRHRDAHWNYFNSLIAGDGDGVEKHEEFYDEYLSVLDLTEEFYLQTIDIVFQQHLLARGLLEHRGRKVDLARITDIGLMTVEGEKDDISGVGQTQAAHGLCSNIPEDRRVLYVQPGVGHYGVFNGRRFRDEIYPRVRDFIAQNEAFGGVPQRSAAAA
- a CDS encoding ActS/PrrB/RegB family redox-sensitive histidine kinase, with product MTSTEARIAPHGAPSSPGPAPHAAPPGPLDGWRDAPRRGRGFSLRTLIVLRWLTILGQSAAILTAHQGLHFPLPLWPCLIVIAVSAAVNLGAMARVRRLESSLPDGKQTAIHLGFDIFQLGVLLALTGGLENPFCLLLVAPVTIAAAALPARQALMLGVLALLAVGILFFWSEPLPWRPYEDFHLPLLYRLGMAMALVTGVVFTAGYAWRVAADAEKLELALATTQDVLQREQRLAALGGLAAAAAHELGTPLATIQVVAKELQRASAPDSDAAEDAALILQQAERCRGILTQLSQQPEGDDALYADVSLKALLEEVVEPHRGFDLAFDVLVRTPPGQPAPRVRRLPEVIHGLSTLVENAADFAAATVRVQAVVDAGWIEIDILDDGPGFSSDILPRLGEPYVTSRPQGKARQALAAQIAAATRPTKRRAPVAGAADAPIAPSQGGMGLGFFIARTLLERTGGSVSVGQGLPQPGAAPEAKAVPRGARVAVRWARPALEVAA
- a CDS encoding SCO family protein; translated protein: MPRRSVLLFAGACIAVAAALAIITVVVVSGRSAPSNAMETTSTGQPLIGGDFQLVNQDGRTVDQTMLNGKWSLVFFGFTYCPEFCPTTLAELAAVQQRLGDKANDLQIVFVSIDPQRDTPQMLKDYLSSDGFPRGAIGLTGTPDQVATAARAYRAFYQKVGEGETYTMNHSLTVYLMGPDGRFRTAVAYGMGPDKTTKIIEDAMARG